One segment of bacterium DNA contains the following:
- the aroF gene encoding 3-deoxy-7-phosphoheptulonate synthase, translating to MADIIIMSSSATKKQIDNVVKRIKSLGFNVNISKGAEKTIIGIIGDTRGISDEVFKILPGVGEVISILKDYKLASREFHPADSVIKIGDIEIGSKTMVVIAGPCSVENEKQLLRTAEFIKKCGGKILRGGAFKPRTSPYSFSGLGLEGLKILKNVKKATGLPIITEVLSPEDVESTMEVADILQIGARNMFNYRLLQKVGRIDKPVLLKRAFSATITEFLNCAEYILKEGNKKVILCERGIRSFDSTFTRNTLDLSAVAVLKKETHLPVFVDPSHGTGRRDLVIPMSKASIATGADGLMIEVHPKPEEALSDGFQSLTLEMFSHLMEEIIPISKVMGRRI from the coding sequence ATGGCTGACATAATTATAATGAGTTCTTCGGCAACAAAGAAGCAGATAGATAATGTGGTAAAAAGAATAAAGAGTTTGGGTTTTAATGTAAATATCAGCAAAGGAGCAGAGAAAACCATAATTGGAATTATAGGTGATACAAGAGGTATATCTGATGAGGTATTCAAAATCCTGCCAGGGGTAGGGGAAGTAATAAGTATATTAAAGGACTATAAATTAGCAAGTAGAGAGTTTCATCCTGCTGACAGTGTCATAAAAATAGGTGATATTGAAATAGGAAGTAAAACGATGGTTGTAATTGCCGGTCCCTGTTCTGTGGAAAATGAAAAGCAACTTTTAAGAACGGCTGAGTTTATTAAAAAATGTGGGGGGAAAATACTCAGAGGTGGGGCTTTTAAACCGAGAACTTCCCCATATTCTTTCTCTGGCCTTGGATTGGAAGGTTTAAAGATATTAAAAAATGTAAAGAAAGCAACAGGACTACCTATCATAACAGAAGTTCTTTCTCCTGAAGATGTTGAGAGTACTATGGAAGTCGCAGATATACTTCAAATAGGAGCAAGAAATATGTTTAATTACCGTCTTTTACAGAAAGTAGGGCGGATAGATAAACCCGTCCTTCTTAAAAGAGCTTTTTCTGCAACAATCACTGAGTTTCTTAACTGTGCCGAATATATTCTTAAAGAAGGAAATAAAAAAGTTATATTATGTGAAAGAGGTATAAGGTCTTTTGATTCTACTTTCACAAGAAATACCCTTGACCTTTCTGCTGTTGCTGTTTTAAAAAAAGAGACCCATCTACCTGTATTTGTTGACCCCAGTCATGGAACAGGGAGAAGAGACCTTGTAATTCCAATGAGTAAGGCATCCATTGCAACAGGGGCAGATGGACTGATGATAGAAGTCCATCCTAAACCGGAAGAAGCACTATCAGATGGATTTCAATCATTAACACTTGAAATGTTCTCTCATCTTATGGAAGAGATAATACCAATATCTAAAGTAATGGGAAGAAGAATATAG
- a CDS encoding cob(I)yrinic acid a,c-diamide adenosyltransferase has product MKKEKYNLLKTNKSGLEKGLVQIYTGEGKGKTTAAVGLALRAAGAGLKVGFFQFFKKPISGEITSLRNIKNIAIYHPVPYHPAFKYISSTELDRQKRNFRRIWKEKVIDTIKKKNYDVIVLDEILIAIRDGFLDEKELILFIDERRSNTEIVLTGRYITDGLIDKADIITEMKKIKHPFPEIKARKGIEY; this is encoded by the coding sequence GTGAAAAAAGAAAAATACAACTTACTGAAAACTAATAAATCAGGACTGGAAAAGGGTCTTGTTCAGATATATACAGGAGAAGGTAAAGGAAAGACAACAGCAGCAGTAGGACTGGCTTTAAGAGCAGCAGGGGCAGGACTGAAGGTAGGTTTTTTCCAGTTTTTCAAAAAACCGATTTCTGGTGAAATTACATCCCTTCGGAATATAAAAAATATAGCTATCTATCATCCTGTACCTTATCATCCTGCGTTCAAGTATATTTCATCAACGGAGTTGGATAGACAGAAGAGAAATTTCCGTAGGATATGGAAAGAAAAAGTTATTGACACTATAAAGAAAAAAAATTACGATGTGATAGTTCTCGATGAAATCCTCATTGCTATCCGTGATGGTTTTTTAGATGAAAAAGAACTTATCCTTTTTATTGATGAAAGAAGGAGCAATACTGAGATTGTTCTAACAGGAAGATATATAACAGATGGACTTATAGATAAAGCAGATATTATTACAGAGATGAAAAAGATAAAACATCCTTTCCCCGAAATTAAAGCAAGAAAAGGGATAGAATATTGA
- a CDS encoding Gfo/Idh/MocA family oxidoreductase: MGKVRVGLIGAGGIIQRLHIPSLKKIEGVEIAGISDVNKEKIKYVAEKFEIRNTFTEWEKLIETDIDAVVIASPNVFHAKQSIKAMEAGKDVLCEKPVCLTSKEAEDIFNVAAKTKRIFMAAFPRRFSGEVKVLKPMIDRGEFGEIYYVKTAWLRRRGIPGLGTWFTDKKLAGGGPMMDIGVHMLDLVMYLIGAPEPKIVMGSTYEKFKDRATDGGWPPLETRVGDKAEGKMEVEDLACGFVKLSTGATLFVEASWAGNSDTGLKTELLGTLAGVCMPDPNDPKNPIRIFSENKGIITDIIPQLPHSEMDYEEVKHFIECVRERKEPITTKQEILSVVKIVEGIYKSAETGKPVIF; the protein is encoded by the coding sequence ATGGGCAAAGTAAGAGTAGGACTTATCGGAGCAGGTGGAATAATACAGCGCCTGCATATCCCTTCTCTAAAAAAAATTGAAGGAGTGGAGATTGCAGGTATATCAGATGTGAATAAAGAAAAAATTAAATATGTGGCAGAAAAATTTGAAATTAGAAATACCTTCACTGAATGGGAAAAGTTAATTGAAACAGATATAGATGCTGTGGTTATCGCTTCTCCAAATGTTTTTCACGCCAAACAATCCATCAAAGCAATGGAAGCAGGTAAGGACGTCCTCTGTGAAAAACCAGTATGTCTTACCTCAAAAGAAGCGGAGGATATTTTCAACGTAGCAGCGAAGACAAAAAGGATATTTATGGCTGCTTTCCCCAGAAGATTTTCTGGAGAGGTAAAGGTATTAAAACCAATGATAGATAGAGGAGAATTTGGAGAGATATATTATGTAAAAACAGCATGGTTGAGAAGACGTGGTATTCCTGGACTTGGGACATGGTTTACAGATAAAAAACTTGCAGGTGGCGGTCCAATGATGGATATAGGTGTCCATATGCTTGACCTTGTTATGTATCTTATAGGAGCACCCGAACCAAAAATAGTTATGGGTTCTACCTATGAGAAATTCAAAGACAGGGCAACTGATGGTGGATGGCCACCTCTGGAAACGAGGGTAGGAGATAAGGCAGAAGGGAAAATGGAGGTAGAAGACCTTGCCTGTGGTTTTGTGAAACTATCTACAGGGGCTACATTATTTGTTGAAGCAAGCTGGGCAGGTAATTCTGACACTGGATTGAAAACAGAACTTTTGGGTACACTCGCAGGCGTCTGTATGCCAGACCCGAATGACCCCAAAAATCCCATAAGAATATTTTCTGAAAACAAGGGGATTATTACAGATATAATACCACAACTTCCACATTCTGAAATGGACTATGAAGAAGTAAAACACTTTATTGAATGTGTAAGGGAACGAAAAGAACCCATAACAACAAAACAGGAGATTCTCTCGGTGGTAAAAATAGTAGAGGGTATCTATAAATCAGCAGAAACAGGGAAACCAGTTATTTTTTAA